A region from the Leucoraja erinacea ecotype New England chromosome 18, Leri_hhj_1, whole genome shotgun sequence genome encodes:
- the LOC129705738 gene encoding ATP-sensitive inward rectifier potassium channel 11-like isoform X1, whose translation MLSARKELVAEEYVLRLQEEVVARPRCRERPRRARFVDKHGACNVAHTNIREQGRFLQDVFTTLVDLKWRHTLLIFTMSFLCSWLLFAMIWWLLAFAHGDLDDGGGGGGPSPPAVPCITSLHSFTSAFLFSVEVQVTIGFGGRMITEECPFAIAVLLAQNIVGLVVNAIMMGCIFMKTSQARRRAETLIFSRSAVVAPRDGRLCLMFRVGDLRTSMIIGATVRAQLVGRARTAEGEVQPLRQLDVSLDGPAGSGGSIFLVSPLIVAHVIDGSSPLYRLTAAGLTRARFELVVVLEGVVETTGITTQARTSYLSTEILWGHRFVPVICEEDGRYSVDYSKFGNTVKVSTPPLGARQLEMEQAEARHRPQVSLGGDEMEEAEEEGVEIEGEGKVVNFDISPGIRRRKSSVFQSDCL comes from the coding sequence ATGCTGTCGGCCAGGAAAGAGCTGGTGGCCGAGGAGTACGTGCTGCGGCTGCAGGAGGAGGTGGTGGCACGTCCCCGCTGCCGGGAGAGGCCACGTCGGGCTCGCTTCGTCGACAAGCACGGCGCCTGCAATGTGGCGCACACCAACATCCGAGAGCAAGGCCGCTTCCTGCAGGACGTCTTCACCACGCTGGTCGACCTGAAGTGGCGGCACACGCTGCTCATCTTCACCATGAGCTTCTTGTGCAGCTGGCTGCTGTTCGCCATGATCTGGTGGCTGTTGGCATTCGCTCACGGCGACCTGGACGacggaggaggtggaggggggccATCTCCCCCGGCCGTGCCCTGCATCACCAGCCTCCATTCCTTCACCTCGGCTTTCCTCTTCTCGGTCGAGGTGCAGGTGACCATCGGCTTCGGCGGGCGGATGATCACCGAGGAGTGCCCGTTCGCCATCGCCGTGCTGCTGGCGCAGAACATCGTGGGGCTGGTGGTGAACGCCATCATGATGGGCTGCATCTTCATGAAGACGTCGCAGGCGCGGCGGCGGGCCGAGACGCTCATCTTCAGTCGCTCGGCGGTGGTGGCGCCGCGGGACGGCCGCCTGTGCCTCATGTTCCGTGTGGGCGACCTGCGCACCTCCATGATCATCGGCGCCACCGTGCGCGCGCAGCTGGTGGGGCGGGCGCGCACGGCCGAGGGGGAGGTGCAGCCGCTGCGGCAGCTCGACGTCTCATTGGACGGGCCGGCAGGGAGCGGCGGTTCCATCTTCCTGGTCTCGCCCCTCATCGTGGCGCACGTCATCGACGGCTCGAGCCCGCTCTACCGCCTAACGGCCGCCGGCCTGACGCGCGCCCGCTTCGAGCTGGTCGTCGTGCTCGAGGGCGTGGTGGAGACCACCGGCATCACCACGCAGGCGCGCACCTCCTACCTCTCCACCGAGATCCTGTGGGGGCACCGCTTCGTCCCCGTCATCTGCGAGGAGGACGGACGCTACTCGGTCGACTACTCCAAGTTCGGCAACACTGTCAAAGTGTCCACGCCGCCGCTCGGCGCCCGGCAGCTGGAGATGGAGCAGGCCGAGGCGAGGCACCGGCCCCAGGTCAGCCTGGGGGGCGACGAGATGGAAGAggcggaggaggagggggtggagatagagggggagggaaaggtggtCAACTTCGATATCTCGCCCGGCATTAGGAGGAGAAAGAGCTCGGTGTTTCAGAGCGACTGTTTGTGA
- the LOC129705738 gene encoding ATP-sensitive inward rectifier potassium channel 11-like isoform X2 yields the protein MLSARKELVAEEYVLRLQEEVVARPRCRERPRRARFVDKHGACNVAHTNIREQGRFLQDVFTTLVDLKWRHTLLIFTMSFLCSWLLFAMIWWLLAFAHGDLDDGGGGGGPSPPAVPCITSLHSFTSAFLFSVEVQVTIGFGGRMITEECPFAIAVLLAQNIVGLVVNAIMMGCIFMKTSQARRRAETLIFSRSAVVAPRDGRLCLMFRVGDLRTSMIIGATVRAQLVGRARTAEGEVQPLRQLDVSLDGPAGSGGSIFLVSPLIVAHVIDGSSPLYRLTAAGLTRARFELVVVLEGVVETTGITTQARTSYLSTEILWGHRFVPVICEEDGRYSVDYSKFGNTVKVSTPPLGARQLEMEQAEARHRPQVC from the coding sequence ATGCTGTCGGCCAGGAAAGAGCTGGTGGCCGAGGAGTACGTGCTGCGGCTGCAGGAGGAGGTGGTGGCACGTCCCCGCTGCCGGGAGAGGCCACGTCGGGCTCGCTTCGTCGACAAGCACGGCGCCTGCAATGTGGCGCACACCAACATCCGAGAGCAAGGCCGCTTCCTGCAGGACGTCTTCACCACGCTGGTCGACCTGAAGTGGCGGCACACGCTGCTCATCTTCACCATGAGCTTCTTGTGCAGCTGGCTGCTGTTCGCCATGATCTGGTGGCTGTTGGCATTCGCTCACGGCGACCTGGACGacggaggaggtggaggggggccATCTCCCCCGGCCGTGCCCTGCATCACCAGCCTCCATTCCTTCACCTCGGCTTTCCTCTTCTCGGTCGAGGTGCAGGTGACCATCGGCTTCGGCGGGCGGATGATCACCGAGGAGTGCCCGTTCGCCATCGCCGTGCTGCTGGCGCAGAACATCGTGGGGCTGGTGGTGAACGCCATCATGATGGGCTGCATCTTCATGAAGACGTCGCAGGCGCGGCGGCGGGCCGAGACGCTCATCTTCAGTCGCTCGGCGGTGGTGGCGCCGCGGGACGGCCGCCTGTGCCTCATGTTCCGTGTGGGCGACCTGCGCACCTCCATGATCATCGGCGCCACCGTGCGCGCGCAGCTGGTGGGGCGGGCGCGCACGGCCGAGGGGGAGGTGCAGCCGCTGCGGCAGCTCGACGTCTCATTGGACGGGCCGGCAGGGAGCGGCGGTTCCATCTTCCTGGTCTCGCCCCTCATCGTGGCGCACGTCATCGACGGCTCGAGCCCGCTCTACCGCCTAACGGCCGCCGGCCTGACGCGCGCCCGCTTCGAGCTGGTCGTCGTGCTCGAGGGCGTGGTGGAGACCACCGGCATCACCACGCAGGCGCGCACCTCCTACCTCTCCACCGAGATCCTGTGGGGGCACCGCTTCGTCCCCGTCATCTGCGAGGAGGACGGACGCTACTCGGTCGACTACTCCAAGTTCGGCAACACTGTCAAAGTGTCCACGCCGCCGCTCGGCGCCCGGCAGCTGGAGATGGAGCAGGCCGAGGCGAGGCACCGGCCCCAG